The following coding sequences are from one Triplophysa dalaica isolate WHDGS20190420 chromosome 12, ASM1584641v1, whole genome shotgun sequence window:
- the steap4 gene encoding metalloreductase STEAP4: MKSDSVAMVDLPSNTYKQETVCIFGTGDFGHSLGLRLLQSGYNVVYGSRDPKNSKFLPKGSKVMTHAEAAHEAQVIFVAVQRDHYGFLSSLASELDGKVLVDISNNIRSGMYTESNAEYMSILVPAATVVKAFNTISAWSLQSGGLDANRQVLVCGDRADAKQMVVDIAQALGFAALDKGSLKAASELEDQPLQLFPLWRLPLRIAIGLTAFIFFYVVIRDVIYEGVTNGKDISFRIMISLANKAFPIVALVMLALCYLPGALAGFLQIYNGTKYRRFPDWLDRWMLCRKQLGLLALAFAFLHVLYTLVIPIRYYITYRRNVYVISLVKDNVTYEFDKNAAWRYDSYFSMGILGFVLFVLLGITSFPSVSNSLNWREFRFVQSKLGYITLLLCTLHTFLYGWDKFLRPSKYKWCMPPAYMLSLVVPCVVLILKLILIAPCVDSKVTRIRQGWERQSKTSQKTSKPLIA, translated from the exons atgaaGTCAGACTCAGTTGCAATGGTGGACCTACCTTCAAATACTTATAAACAGGAGACAGTGTGCATCTTTGGGACAGGTGACTTTGGACATTCATTAGGGCTCCGTTTGCTTCAGTCGGGCTACAATGTTGTCTATGGATCCCGAGACCCTAAAAACTCAAAATTCCTGCCTAAGGGCTCAAAGGTCATGACTCATGCAGAGGCAGCTCATGAAGCTCAGGTGATATTTGTGGCTGTACAAAGGGATCACTATGGATTCTTGAGCTCACTGGCCTCCGAACTCGATGGAAAGGTGCTGGTTGATATCAGCAATAATATCAGGAGTGGCATGTACACGGAATCAAATGCCGAATACATGAGCATCCTGGTTCCAGCGGCAACCGTGGTCAAAGCCTTCAATACCATTTCAGCCTGGTCCCTGCAGTCTGGAGGACTGGATGCCAACAGACAG gTGCTTGTCTGTGGAGACCGGGCTGATGCAAAGCAAATGGTGGTGGACATTGCTCAGGCTCTTGGTTTCGCTGCCCTAGACAAAGGCTCTCTGAAAGCAGCTTCTGAGCTGGAAGATCAACCTTTGCAACTCTTTCCTCTCTGGAGACTTCCTCTCCGCATCGCCATCGGTCTAactgctttcatttttttctacgtGGTCATAAGAGATGTCATCTACGAGGGTGTCACCAACGGCAAAGACATTTCTTTTCGTATAATGATATCGCTAGCCAACAAGGCCTTTCCGATCGTCGCCCTGGTGATGCTGGCCCTGTGTTACCTGCCGGGCGCACTGGCCGGGTTCTTGCAGATTTATAACGGAACAAAGTACCGACGCTTCCCTGATTGGCTAGATCGCTGGATGCTGTGCAGAAAGCAACTAGGACTTTTAGCTTTGGCCTTCGCTTTTCTACATGTTCTCTACACCTTAGTTATTCCCATCAGATATTACATAACCTACAGGAGAAATGTCTACGTTATATCGCTG GTTAAAGACAACGTAACCTATGAGTTTGACAAAAACGCAGCCTGGCGTTATGACTCCTACTTTTCCATGGGAATTCTCGGATTTGTCCTTTTTGTCCTTTTAGGAATTACCTCTTTCCCATCTGTGAGCAACTCTCTAAACTGGAGGGAGTTTAGATTTGTTCAG TCAAAACTGGGCTACATCACCCTGCTGCTCTGCACCCTTCACACATTTCTGTATGGCTGGGACAAATTTCTGAGACCGTCCAAATATAAGTGGTGTATGCCCCCTGCGTACATGTTGTCTCTGGTGGTCCCCTGCGTTGTTCTGATACTAAAGCTCATTCTCATCGCTCCATGCGTGGACAGCAAAGTCACTCGTATCCGTCAAGGATGGGAAAGACAGAGCAAGACGTCACAAAAGACCAGCAAACCGCTTATAGCCTAG